Proteins from one Telopea speciosissima isolate NSW1024214 ecotype Mountain lineage chromosome 1, Tspe_v1, whole genome shotgun sequence genomic window:
- the LOC122641371 gene encoding cyclin-U4-1-like produces the protein MAELDSPPHEMPKFITFLSSLLKRVAQSNDVNRRFESQKISVFHGLTRPTISLQSYLERIFKYANCSPSCFVIAYVYLDRFGQRQPLLPINSFNVHRLLITSVMVAAKFMDDMYYNNAYYAKVGGISITEMNFLEVDFLFGLSFHLNVTPITFHTYCSYLQREMILLEPPLNLGRSLKLHCCFTEDESTHQTQQLAV, from the exons ATGGCTGAGCTCGATAGCCCTCCTCATGAGATGCCCAAGTTCATcaccttcctctcttctctgctTAAGAGAGTAGCTCAATCGAACGACGTGAACCGACGGTTCGAGTCGCAGAAGATCTCTGTCTTCCATGGTCTCACCCGGCCGACCATCTCATTACAGAGCTACCTGGAGAGGATCTTCAAATACGCTAATTGCAGCCCTTCTTGCTTCGTTATCGCTTATGTTTACTTGGATCGGTTTGGACAGAGGCAGCCCTTGTTGCCCATCAATTCATTTAATGTTCATCGATTGCTCATCACCAGTGTCATGGTCGCTGCCAAATTCATGGATGACAT GTATTACAACAATGCTTACTATGCAAAAGTTGGAGGGATCAGCATAACAGAGATGAACTTTCTTGAGGTGGACTTCTTGTTTGGTTTGAGCTTCCATTTAAATGTGACACCCATCACTTTCCACACCTACTGTTCTTACCTCCAAAGAGAGATGATTCTCCTGGAACCTCCTCTAAATTTAGGAAGATCTTTAAAACTCCATTGTTGCTTCACTGAAGATGAATCCACCCACCAAACACAACAActagctgtttaa